Genomic segment of Brachyspira suanatina:
ATATTTGTTTTAGTATATACTGAAAATTTTTAAGTTTATCATTTTTTTATTCAACTTTTTCCCGCCGCACACCTGCCGAAGGCACGCACAGCGAGGTGGACTTCGTCAAAGTTGCTGCCAACACCGCAGGTGGACTTCGTCGGCACGCTTCGCGAAAGTGCAAGTGTAAAATTAGTACTAAATAATACTAACTTTGTTTTATATGTAATATAAATTATTAACTTTTGTATATTAATAAGTAATCAGCCGCACGTATAGTTGACTAACCATAATAATTTGCAGTACCGTGCGGAAAGCCCATATGGCTAATATTTGACAAAATGTAATTGTTTAGGTATATACTCATCTATATTATCTATTGTCAGGATCGAATCTCTGTAAAAGCCTTATAAGGAAATAAGCTGCTAAAAACATTATAGGACATAAAGCCCATTCTATGCCTTTTGGAAGTCCCGGAAAAACCTGTATAATAGATCCTAATACAAAACCTGATATTATCAAATAAGATGATTTCACATAATGCTCCATCCAATATTCCAAAATTTTTGTAGTAAGAACAACTCCTAAAATAGATCCTATAGCTAAAGGTGCTAAATATGGAATATATAAATCATGTACGGCATCAATGGTTTCCTGATAAATACCTAAAAGTAAAAACATGTATGACACACTTATACCAGGAAGTATCATAGCAATTGCGACAATCAATCCTGCCACTATAAGTATAAAATACATAAACATTTCGCTTCTGTCTCCTGTACTGCTGAAAAATCCTTCAGGTATTATGGATATTAAATATACTATTGCTGCTCCCAAAAGAATATATATAATACTTAAAAAATCGAATTTATAAGATTTAGTTTTATTATAAACTGTATTAAATCCGCCAAGTGCCGCTCCCATAAAAAAGAAAGAAGAAACTGTATAATATTTTTCTATCAAATTTGATAATGGCTTTGAAATTATTACCATACCAAAAACAGAGCCTACACAAAAAAATATCAAAAATAAAAAGTTAAGTTTGTTTTTTATAAAATAGTTTTCATTTTTTGAGAATGTTAAAATACCGCTTAAAGAAGCAATTAATTTATCATATATACCAAGTATCATAGCCATAGTTCCGCCGCTGAAGCCCGGTACAAGCATTGAAGCTCCTATGATAAAACCTTTTATTATAGTGTAAATATAATTGCCTAAAATTTTCATAATTTTTAATAAACCTCTTATAACAAACTTAAAAAATCACCAATTATTAGAAAAATGATGATATATTATATAAGAATTTTAAGCAAGTATTTTTTACAATTGTTTTACTATTTTTTTACAAATATATAATTTTATAAAACTAAATATAGCTAGAAACATTTTCTTATATCTATATTTTTATACCCATTATATTTTAATATTCCTTCATCTTGTGTTAATAAAATTAAATTATTTATTTTTGCAGTAGCTAATATAATTGTATCTGGAAGTTTTATAGAAATTTCTTTTTTTATTAAAATAGTTTCATTTTTAATATAGTTATCTAAATTTATAATATTAATACTGTTAAGAAAATCTTTTATTATATTTTCTTATTTTAATATTATTTTTTGGATATACTGAAATTATTTAATTTTCTCAATATGTGTAGTTTATAAAATATTATCTACTTTTTTGATGCACACGCTCTGCGGACTTCGTCAAAGTAGCTGCCACAGGCACGCTTCGCGAAAACGCAAATACTATAGCTTAATATTTTTTACAGTATGTATTAAATATAATAGCACTAATATTTCGGCTACATCTTGCTAAATGGATGCTTCGCAAGAAGACTTCATAAAACACAATTCTTAGAAAATCATATACAAGTCTATTGAATATATAAGTTATTTTATACCAGTACCTACTTGTTAAAAATATATGATCGCATTTGTATCTAGTAATATATTATTTCCATTCATTTCTTATTTCTTTTTGAAATTCTAATGGATCTTTCTCTAAAATTTTTAAACTTCCGCTAAATTTATTTAAATCATTTTTTGAAGAGTTTTTTTGTTTATTAAGTAATAAATCATAAAAATCTATTATCTGTTTTTTAGATTCTTTATCCAATACAGATAAATCCAAAATTTCCATAAGAATTTCCTCTTAAAATGAATTACTCCTCACCTATACTCATAGGCATGATGATATAATAATAATCTTCTCTTTCTATCTCTTTTACCATAGTAGGGCTAGAGTCTTTATTAACCATAAAAGTAACTATTTCAGAATCAATTTGTTTTATAACATCTTGAATATAAGTATAATTATAAGCAACTGAATGTTCTTCGCCTGAATATTTTATGTCAATCTCTTCTAAAGATTCTCCCATCTCTTGGTTTATACCTTTTACTTTAAGAGATTCTTCTGAAACTGTTAATATCATTCTCTTTGAACGAACATCATTAATCATAGGAACAATACGTCTTATAGCATCAAGAAGATCATTCTTATTTACTCTGAAACTATAAGCAAACTCTTTTGGTATAACCTGCCTGAAATTAGGATATTTTCCTTCTATAAGGCTTGATACGAAATCATATTTACCAACTTGGAAATAAACTTGCTGTCCGTCTACTCCCATTTTAACTTGTTCTACTTCATCATAATTTGCAGTTACAAGTATCTCATTTAAAACCTTAGGCTCTATGATTATTGAGAAAGAACCATTTTCTACACCTTCAAATTCTCTTTCAATTACAGCCATTCTTCTTCCGTCAGTAGCAACAGCAAGAAATTTAGAATCAGTTTTCTCAAAGCATATACCTCTTAAAGCAGGTTTAAAAGGTTCTTTAGCTATTGATGATATAGTCTTATTAATCATAGTAACTAATTCTTTTGTAGGAAGCATTATATAACTAATATCTCCGTCGCTTTCAGGATAAGCAGGGAAATCATCTGTTTTCATACCTATGATTAAGTGTTTAGTTTTTCCATTTTCAGATTCTATGTTTATTTTTTCATTTTCTTCAACATTTATAGTAATAAGTCCGTCCGGCATCTCTTTTAATATAGAGCTTATTTTTTTGGCATATACAGCAACCGCTCCTTCCCCTTCGCAGTCATCAAGTATTATTCTGCTTCTAGCCCAAACAGAACCGTCAGTAGCAGTTAATGTAAGCATATTGCCTGCTAGATGAAAAAGCACATTGCTTTCTATATTATAAATTACTTTACCTTCAACAACATTTTCAGTAACACCAATAGATTTTACTATATCTTTTTTTAAACATCTAAATCTCATTGCTTCCTCTTTATTTTTTATTTATTTTTATTTTACTAATTTCTAAAAACCATAATATTGATAACTAATTCTAACATTAAAAAATATTTTTTACAATATATTTTAATTATTATAAATTTGATAAATATTGATATATATCCTCATAGCCCTCATATTGTGCTATATCTATAGGAGTAAGGGAATAATCATCTTTTATATAATCTTTTGCCCCAAGTTCTATTAAAGTAACAACAGCATCATATTTATTATAATAAACTGCCCAATGCAATGCCGTTCTTCCATTATTATCTATTTCATCTAATTGATTGCCGTATTTAGCTATATCTTTTATTATTTCAGTATCTCCATTAAATACAGCATACATTAAAAGAGTTTTACTTTCAGCATCTCTAATTCTATAATCTATATTTTTTCTATTATCTCTTATAAGCCTTTTTATATCATTAATATTTAATTGATTATTCTCATTAAGTAATGCCTTCATCACTATTGTAAGCCCTTGAGAATCAACTTCATTTATATTTGATACTGAATTAATTCTTTTATTATAATAATTATATATAAATACAGCAAATAAAACAAATATGGCAAATAAAATAATAAACAAATTATTTTTAGTATTTTCTCTAGTAGAAATCTTTTTAGTATTTTTAGTATTTTTGTTATTATTTTTTTTATTATTCTTATTAGACTTTTTCATAAATCTGCCTTAATTGTTAATTAATAAACAGTAATTTATATATACTTGTAATAAATAAAATGCATTATTATATATAATAATAATAAATTTACTTGAAAAAATTAATATTTATCCTATACTTAATATAGTAGTATTCTAAATAGTAATAATTTTAAGGAGATATAAAATGGAACTATTAGCACATATTCTAGCAACTGAAAACAATGAAGAATTCATTAAGAAGCTTCTCACAGAACTCTTCACAAAAGATGAACAAGACATGATACAGCAAAGATTAAGGATAGTCACCTTATTAAGAAAGAAAATGCCTCAATATGAAATAGCCAAACATTTAAATGCAAGTCTTTGTTCAATAACAAGAGGAGCAAAGGAATTAAAAAAAGAAGACAGTGCTTTAGCAATAATAGTCGATAAATATCTTATAAACGATAAAAACTTTCAAGAATCATTAAATAAATCAAAGTAATAATATACTAATCTCATCAACATAATCAAAATAGGACTTTTTTATAGATAAATAATTATTAGATATATTAAAATATTTACTATTATTATTTATAATATGATAATACTCGTCATAAAAATTTTCATTAAAGTAGTTATTGTATCTATCAATATTTATTCCTTTTACTGTTCTTAGTGAAAGGAATATAAATTCTTTTTTTCTAGTATCTATATCTAAGTATTCATTTTCTTTTATAGGAAGATTATTATTATCAATAAAATTAAAATAATCTTTAATGATTTTAACATTACTGTATCTATTATCATTATAGCATCCTACAGCAGATACTCCTATTCCAATATAATCTTTCAAAAGCCAATAATTACTGTTATGTATGGAATTGTAATTGTAAAGAGAATAATTTGAAACTTCATACCTTTTAAATCCAATCCCTTCCAATGTATCAGAGGCTTTTTTATAATATATTACAGATTCTTCTTCATTAGGAAGCAGATCTTTCCATTTTCTTTGAAGTGATTCAGTCAATTCCAAATAATAAAGAGAAAAATGCTTAAGTTTAGGAAGCAAATCATAAGAAAACAATATATCATCTCTTATTTGATTTTCACTATTTAAATGAAGTCCGCATATAAAATCAAGAGATATATTTTCTAAAGAGGATTTATTTATTAGTTTAAGAGTATTTATAATATCTTTTTTATCGGTATGCCTATTTATAACTGATAAACTTTTTTCATTGAATGTCTGTATGCCTAAAGAAAGTCTTATATTTGGTATATTCTCTAAGAATTTAATATATTCATTATTTATATCATTTATATTTGATTCAATGGTTATTTCTTTTATTAAATTTGTATTTAAATCTTTATTATGAACAATATTTAATATATTATCCAATAAATATTTTAATAAATCAGCACCCAATACAGAAGGAGTCCCGCCTCCAAAATATATTGTTTCTATATATGATTCATAATTTTGTATTCTTAATTTTAATTCTGATATTAAGCTTTCTGCATATTTTTTATATATTTCTCTATTATTCATATTAACAATAGAATAAAAATTGCAGTAACTGCATTTATATGTGCAAAAAGGGATATGTATATAAAGCCCTGACATAAAAAATAATATTAAAAACTTTGATCTTTCAAATAATTATAAAGATTTATTATAATACTGCCTATTTCTTTATAATCATCATTTTGTCCTATTAGAAAATAATAAACATATAAATAATCATCTGGTTCAGGATCATTTTTTCCTTCTCTAAGTTCATATTTACCAAATATTTTTATTATTTCCTCTTTCATTGTTATTTCATTCAATTTATTTATAATATTGCTGCTATTTGAAAATATAGTAAGATAGCATGTTTTTTTACTTATAAATAATTTAATTGTAAGATTATTATTTATATTGATAATAATAGGAGTTGAATTTGCATCTTTGTTATTTATAATATTTCCTTTAAATATTTCCTCATCTAAATATCTGCAGTTTTCATTTTGCAAGCCATTATCTTTTAAATATTTAATAGTATTATTGATAATTTCTATCTGCTCTTTTATAGGGCTTAATTGTATTTTTCTTGATTTAATTAAATAAGCAGAATCTGAAAATAATTTTGAGCACTCTTCAATATCATCTATTTTATTTAATGATTCATAAATTCCATTTTCACTAAAAAATTTTTCTATTACAGTATTTTTTTCCATATTATTCTCCTGTATTTTATTATTGCTTATATTTCTTTCATTATCTCTCATTTGAATTAAAGCAGAATAAACTGATATATATTTATCATCTTTCAAAAATGGATATTCAACAAAAATGTTATCTATAAAATCAGATATATCATTATGAGATAAATAACAAATCCTATTGTTTTCTTCTAATTTAGATTTTAATTCATCACTCAATGAATGTGACTTTTGACCATATTTACTTAAAAATACAATAAATAATTTATTTTCATTTACATAATTGTTTTCAAGTCTGTCATTATAATAATCTTCTAATTGATTTTCTAATTCATTTGCATTAATTTTATTTTCTATGATAATTTCAAAATCATCATTATATATTAGTAAGTCAATTCTTCTTCCGTATTTTGTCATTACTTCAGTATCAACATTAATATCATTATTTATACTAATATCATTATGTTTTAATTTCTCTTTAATAATATAATTAGAAAAATCTTTTGCTAAATTAATTTCTTTATTATCAATAATAAAATCAATTTTAAGCATCTCAGCCAACAATTTACTGTTATCAACTTCATTGCCAGAACATACTTCTATAATATTAAATTTAGGTATTCTTTTTTTTCTTTCTTCTTTTAAATGATTAATTATATTATTTTTTTCTTTTAAAAATACATTAAGTATATTTAACATTTCTATATTTTCCAAGATAACCTCCGCAGCAATCATTAAAAAGAGATTTTTAATTTTTAAAGAAAATTATAATAGATTAATTTATCGGATCTTTATAAAAAACTTCTATTTCAAGAAATCTTTTAATGAACTGTATTTCTGAGAATGCATTTTTCTTAATGCTTTTTTCTCTATCTGTCTTATACGC
This window contains:
- a CDS encoding DUF368 domain-containing protein, which produces MKILGNYIYTIIKGFIIGASMLVPGFSGGTMAMILGIYDKLIASLSGILTFSKNENYFIKNKLNFLFLIFFCVGSVFGMVIISKPLSNLIEKYYTVSSFFFMGAALGGFNTVYNKTKSYKFDFLSIIYILLGAAIVYLISIIPEGFFSSTGDRSEMFMYFILIVAGLIVAIAMILPGISVSYMFLLLGIYQETIDAVHDLYIPYLAPLAIGSILGVVLTTKILEYWMEHYVKSSYLIISGFVLGSIIQVFPGLPKGIEWALCPIMFLAAYFLIRLLQRFDPDNR
- a CDS encoding PIN domain-containing protein produces the protein MIKDFLNSINIINLDNYIKNETILIKKEISIKLPDTIILATAKINNLILLTQDEGILKYNGYKNIDIRKCF
- the dnaN gene encoding DNA polymerase III subunit beta; protein product: MRFRCLKKDIVKSIGVTENVVEGKVIYNIESNVLFHLAGNMLTLTATDGSVWARSRIILDDCEGEGAVAVYAKKISSILKEMPDGLITINVEENEKINIESENGKTKHLIIGMKTDDFPAYPESDGDISYIMLPTKELVTMINKTISSIAKEPFKPALRGICFEKTDSKFLAVATDGRRMAVIEREFEGVENGSFSIIIEPKVLNEILVTANYDEVEQVKMGVDGQQVYFQVGKYDFVSSLIEGKYPNFRQVIPKEFAYSFRVNKNDLLDAIRRIVPMINDVRSKRMILTVSEESLKVKGINQEMGESLEEIDIKYSGEEHSVAYNYTYIQDVIKQIDSEIVTFMVNKDSSPTMVKEIEREDYYYIIMPMSIGEE
- a CDS encoding ankyrin repeat domain-containing protein, with product MKKSNKNNKKNNNKNTKNTKKISTRENTKNNLFIILFAIFVLFAVFIYNYYNKRINSVSNINEVDSQGLTIVMKALLNENNQLNINDIKRLIRDNRKNIDYRIRDAESKTLLMYAVFNGDTEIIKDIAKYGNQLDEIDNNGRTALHWAVYYNKYDAVVTLIELGAKDYIKDDYSLTPIDIAQYEGYEDIYQYLSNL
- a CDS encoding Trp family transcriptional regulator is translated as MELLAHILATENNEEFIKKLLTELFTKDEQDMIQQRLRIVTLLRKKMPQYEIAKHLNASLCSITRGAKELKKEDSALAIIVDKYLINDKNFQESLNKSK
- the hemW gene encoding radical SAM family heme chaperone HemW gives rise to the protein MSGLYIHIPFCTYKCSYCNFYSIVNMNNREIYKKYAESLISELKLRIQNYESYIETIYFGGGTPSVLGADLLKYLLDNILNIVHNKDLNTNLIKEITIESNINDINNEYIKFLENIPNIRLSLGIQTFNEKSLSVINRHTDKKDIINTLKLINKSSLENISLDFICGLHLNSENQIRDDILFSYDLLPKLKHFSLYYLELTESLQRKWKDLLPNEEESVIYYKKASDTLEGIGFKRYEVSNYSLYNYNSIHNSNYWLLKDYIGIGVSAVGCYNDNRYSNVKIIKDYFNFIDNNNLPIKENEYLDIDTRKKEFIFLSLRTVKGINIDRYNNYFNENFYDEYYHIINNNSKYFNISNNYLSIKKSYFDYVDEISILLL
- a CDS encoding PD-(D/E)XK nuclease family protein — protein: MENIEMLNILNVFLKEKNNIINHLKEERKKRIPKFNIIEVCSGNEVDNSKLLAEMLKIDFIIDNKEINLAKDFSNYIIKEKLKHNDISINNDINVDTEVMTKYGRRIDLLIYNDDFEIIIENKINANELENQLEDYYNDRLENNYVNENKLFIVFLSKYGQKSHSLSDELKSKLEENNRICYLSHNDISDFIDNIFVEYPFLKDDKYISVYSALIQMRDNERNISNNKIQENNMEKNTVIEKFFSENGIYESLNKIDDIEECSKLFSDSAYLIKSRKIQLSPIKEQIEIINNTIKYLKDNGLQNENCRYLDEEIFKGNIINNKDANSTPIIININNNLTIKLFISKKTCYLTIFSNSSNIINKLNEITMKEEIIKIFGKYELREGKNDPEPDDYLYVYYFLIGQNDDYKEIGSIIINLYNYLKDQSF